A window of the Syntrophothermus lipocalidus DSM 12680 genome harbors these coding sequences:
- the mltG gene encoding endolytic transglycosylase MltG, with amino-acid sequence MSEVRVVGEKRIIAVVLVLAVFILAGLGWQQLQWSLEAVDRQDKEPIEVVIPPAASTSDVAEILKGHDLIRDKSVFVIYCRLRGVDQKLKAGTYGFSKSQSVQDLVDDLVKGRVITQVFTVPEGYDLAQIGQLLAEKGICGYDEYKQALTGEYNYSFMKDIPARDNRLEGFLFPDTYQVPRGITAREVVDMMLARFDQVWKTRFESSARQQGRTVYEVVTLASLVEKEAKIDEERPIIAGVLENRLRKGMLLQVDATVLYGLGQHKQQVTYEDLKVDSPYNTYRYPGLPPGPIASPGAASIEAVLNPARHDYYYYVYVGDGRHYFSRTYEEHLQAKNSHT; translated from the coding sequence ATGAGTGAAGTGCGAGTGGTCGGCGAAAAGAGAATAATAGCAGTGGTGCTGGTGCTCGCGGTTTTTATCCTAGCCGGGTTGGGCTGGCAACAGTTGCAGTGGTCGCTGGAGGCGGTTGATCGGCAAGACAAGGAACCGATAGAAGTCGTGATTCCGCCTGCTGCCAGTACCTCCGATGTAGCCGAGATACTGAAGGGCCATGATTTGATTCGGGACAAGTCGGTTTTTGTTATATACTGCCGGCTGCGCGGGGTTGACCAGAAACTTAAAGCCGGGACCTACGGGTTTAGCAAAAGTCAAAGCGTGCAGGATTTAGTGGATGACCTGGTCAAGGGACGAGTAATTACTCAGGTTTTTACAGTCCCTGAGGGTTACGACCTTGCCCAGATCGGACAACTGCTGGCGGAGAAAGGCATATGCGGTTATGACGAGTACAAACAGGCCTTGACCGGCGAGTATAATTATTCTTTTATGAAGGACATCCCGGCTCGCGATAACCGGCTGGAGGGTTTCTTGTTTCCTGACACCTATCAGGTGCCCCGGGGTATAACCGCCCGAGAGGTCGTGGACATGATGCTGGCCCGGTTTGACCAGGTCTGGAAAACCAGGTTTGAAAGCTCAGCCCGGCAGCAGGGACGGACGGTGTACGAGGTGGTGACTTTGGCTTCCTTGGTGGAAAAGGAAGCCAAGATCGACGAAGAGCGGCCTATAATCGCGGGGGTCTTGGAGAACCGCTTGCGCAAGGGCATGTTGTTACAGGTGGACGCGACTGTTCTTTATGGTTTGGGACAGCACAAGCAGCAAGTGACCTATGAGGATCTTAAGGTGGACTCCCCTTACAACACATACCGTTACCCGGGGCTGCCCCCAGGGCCCATTGCATCGCCTGGAGCTGCGTCTATTGAAGCAGTGCTCAATCCTGCCCGGCATGATTATTACTACTACGTGTATGTGGGGGATGGCCGCCACTACTTCTCCAGAACCTACGAGGAGCACTTGCAGGCGAAGAACAGCCACACATGA
- a CDS encoding PRC-barrel domain-containing protein codes for MKARSLLGMPTVVPARGEIVGRVCDLVIEEFDLKGLLVEEENGKVGFIEQEGFSIGEDAVLLNEGAGLKPYQGRGKSSYKDKMGETIFDSDGREIGRVSDLVIDEETKGTIAVEISGGVIQDFLAGRREEIPMNSIRVDGSDMVVVESEERSGNG; via the coding sequence TTGAAGGCTAGGAGCCTCCTGGGCATGCCTACAGTGGTCCCGGCAAGAGGAGAGATAGTGGGCAGGGTGTGTGACCTGGTAATCGAAGAGTTTGACCTGAAAGGATTGCTGGTCGAGGAAGAAAACGGTAAGGTTGGATTTATCGAACAGGAAGGCTTTAGTATAGGGGAAGATGCTGTTTTATTGAATGAAGGTGCAGGTTTAAAACCGTATCAAGGAAGGGGAAAATCATCATATAAGGATAAAATGGGTGAAACCATTTTCGATAGCGATGGACGCGAGATCGGCAGGGTTAGTGACCTGGTCATCGACGAAGAGACGAAGGGGACGATCGCGGTTGAGATCTCGGGTGGGGTTATTCAAGATTTTCTGGCAGGCAGGCGGGAGGAAATACCTATGAACTCCATCCGGGTTGACGGGTCGGACATGGTTGTTGTGGAATCCGAAGAAAGGAGTGGAAATGGTTGA
- the mnmA gene encoding tRNA 2-thiouridine(34) synthase MnmA: MSERVAVLMSGGVDSGVAALLLKEQGYDVIGLTMLNWSAEVCQKAAEVARFLGISHHVVDLRAEFKRQVIDYFCRTYEEGLTPNPCVVCNEFVKFGLMLEQAWDVGCRWVATGHYARVELDETTGRHLLKKGVDPKKDQSYFLYRLKQNQLCRLLFPLGNMTKQETKSIAAKYGLPVAKAEESQEVCFIEGDYRQFLAAKGVKGVPGPIRDQEGNVLGTHQGLISYTVGQRRGLGLRAGRPFYVIDLDTRNNTLVVGEEKELYRQELLATDNNFIPFESLTEPLMVEAKIRYTAPLAQARLTPVSGGIKVEFVHPQRAVTRGQSVVYYQGDVVVGGGIIA, translated from the coding sequence ATGAGCGAAAGGGTTGCAGTGCTTATGAGCGGGGGAGTAGACAGCGGCGTTGCCGCCCTGCTTCTCAAGGAACAAGGCTACGATGTTATCGGGTTGACCATGCTGAACTGGTCGGCCGAAGTTTGCCAAAAGGCAGCAGAAGTTGCTCGTTTCCTGGGGATTAGCCACCACGTAGTAGACCTGCGTGCTGAGTTTAAACGCCAGGTCATCGACTACTTTTGCCGAACGTACGAGGAAGGATTGACTCCCAATCCTTGCGTTGTGTGCAACGAGTTTGTCAAGTTTGGACTGATGCTCGAGCAGGCCTGGGACGTAGGATGCCGGTGGGTGGCTACCGGGCATTACGCGCGGGTGGAACTTGACGAGACCACCGGGAGACATCTACTCAAAAAAGGGGTCGACCCCAAAAAGGACCAATCGTATTTTCTCTATCGGCTTAAGCAGAACCAGCTATGCCGTTTATTGTTCCCATTGGGTAACATGACCAAACAGGAGACGAAATCAATCGCCGCAAAATATGGGCTGCCCGTGGCCAAGGCAGAGGAAAGCCAGGAAGTTTGTTTCATAGAAGGGGATTACCGCCAATTTCTGGCGGCCAAAGGGGTAAAAGGGGTTCCGGGGCCAATACGGGACCAAGAAGGGAATGTGCTGGGGACTCACCAGGGCTTGATCTCATATACGGTTGGACAAAGGCGTGGCCTGGGCCTTAGGGCCGGTCGGCCTTTCTACGTGATTGACCTGGACACCAGAAACAACACGCTGGTGGTGGGGGAAGAAAAGGAGCTTTACCGCCAGGAACTTTTGGCTACAGACAATAATTTTATCCCCTTCGAATCCCTGACGGAGCCGCTAATGGTTGAAGCAAAAATACGATATACGGCCCCGTTGGCACAGGCTCGCCTTACTCCCGTGTCTGGAGGGATAAAGGTCGAATTCGTTCATCCCCAGAGAGCCGTTACCCGTGGCCAATCGGTCGTGTACTACCAGGGGGATGTAGTGGTGGGTGGCGGGATAATAGCTTAG
- a CDS encoding DUF1292 domain-containing protein, with protein sequence MSEEYFEDEIETVLLTDEEGNEYLFELIAELELEGENYKVLVPLDEEGEEGEEEEETEVEIRIMKTVRDEDGNEFLCDIEDDEEWEKVADAWQELVEDEELF encoded by the coding sequence TTGTCAGAAGAATACTTTGAAGATGAGATCGAGACCGTGTTGTTGACGGATGAAGAAGGGAACGAATACCTGTTTGAACTAATCGCCGAGCTGGAGCTAGAAGGAGAAAACTACAAGGTGCTGGTACCACTGGATGAAGAAGGGGAAGAAGGAGAAGAAGAAGAGGAGACTGAGGTAGAAATCCGGATTATGAAGACGGTCCGGGATGAAGACGGCAACGAGTTTCTATGCGATATCGAAGACGATGAGGAGTGGGAAAAGGTAGCGGATGCCTGGCAAGAACTAGTAGAAGACGAAGAATTGTTTTAG
- a CDS encoding IreB family regulatory phosphoprotein: MPEGPEGTVSFQRPKDGQEAVRAILEAVYNALKEKGYNPINQLVGYMISGDPAYITSYKDARNLICKVERDEILEVLFANYLEK, translated from the coding sequence ATGCCCGAAGGGCCTGAAGGGACAGTCAGTTTTCAGCGGCCCAAGGATGGACAGGAAGCGGTGAGAGCCATTCTGGAGGCTGTATATAATGCGCTCAAGGAGAAAGGCTACAACCCTATCAACCAATTGGTCGGTTATATGATTTCCGGGGATCCGGCTTACATCACAAGTTATAAAGATGCTAGAAATCTTATCTGCAAAGTGGAAAGAGACGAAATACTGGAAGTATTGTTTGCCAACTATCTTGAGAAGTAG
- the ruvX gene encoding Holliday junction resolvase RuvX, translating to MRILGLDPGEKRIGVAISDALGITAQPLTSIQRSSLKADIEAIRQICETYQVEHIVLGLPLNLNGSRGEKAAQSAKLAQELKEHLSLEVTLWDERLSTKAVQGVLLEADTSRRKRKRVVDKLAAAYILQGYLDRIGGSGTNRSV from the coding sequence ATGAGAATACTAGGACTTGATCCCGGGGAAAAAAGGATAGGAGTGGCAATAAGCGATGCTTTGGGAATTACCGCTCAACCTCTGACCTCAATCCAGCGTTCTAGCCTAAAAGCTGACATCGAAGCCATCAGGCAGATTTGCGAGACCTACCAGGTGGAGCACATCGTTTTGGGTCTGCCATTGAACCTGAACGGGAGCAGGGGGGAAAAGGCTGCCCAGTCGGCTAAACTGGCGCAAGAACTAAAGGAACATCTGAGCTTAGAGGTAACGCTATGGGACGAGAGGTTGAGTACAAAGGCAGTTCAAGGGGTGTTGTTGGAGGCGGACACTTCGAGACGCAAGCGGAAACGGGTGGTGGACAAGCTGGCGGCAGCTTATATCTTACAGGGATATCTTGACCGGATAGGCGGAAGTGGAACAAACAGGAGTGTTTGA
- a CDS encoding AI-2E family transporter, producing the protein MSSLFPSRRLRYTVMILVVLATSYFLYLVRQVMTPFAVAVVLAYLVFPVVHRIERIGIGRSYAILLVYLGAAAVAGAVFYYAVPAMVREVGAVGALIPHYVGQAEQMAHRVENMAFNADSIDQMVDEAVERGRSYLYGLFRRFLEAIFNFAHSILSIIFAPILAFYLTKDWEKIRDGFLDILPVSARQDTIKLGRDIDGVLKEFIKGHLLVAVLVGSMTGLGAALLKVKFALLIGMICAVAELFPYFGPILGAIPSVGLAYAQSPRLAAYVAFIILVVQQVEASILSPRILGGKVGLHPLVVVFALLAGGELYGIWGMLLAVPVAAVIKILGSFFFYKVVE; encoded by the coding sequence GTGTCGTCCCTTTTTCCTTCCCGGCGTTTACGGTATACGGTGATGATCCTGGTGGTCTTGGCCACCAGTTATTTTTTGTACCTGGTTCGACAGGTAATGACTCCTTTTGCGGTTGCTGTGGTGCTGGCATACCTGGTGTTTCCTGTTGTTCACAGGATTGAAAGAATAGGAATCGGTCGCAGTTACGCCATACTCTTAGTATATCTGGGCGCGGCAGCCGTGGCCGGAGCCGTCTTTTATTATGCGGTGCCGGCGATGGTGAGAGAAGTGGGGGCTGTAGGTGCTCTTATTCCTCATTATGTAGGCCAGGCAGAACAGATGGCCCATCGGGTGGAAAACATGGCTTTCAATGCAGACTCAATCGATCAAATGGTTGACGAAGCCGTCGAGAGGGGGCGAAGCTATTTATACGGTTTGTTTCGCCGGTTTTTGGAGGCTATTTTTAACTTCGCCCACAGCATACTCTCGATAATATTTGCACCCATTTTAGCCTTTTACTTGACAAAAGATTGGGAAAAGATCAGAGACGGCTTTCTCGATATCCTGCCGGTCAGTGCCCGGCAGGACACCATTAAGCTGGGGCGAGATATTGACGGGGTGCTGAAGGAGTTTATTAAAGGACATCTGTTGGTAGCTGTCCTGGTAGGCTCGATGACCGGCCTCGGGGCTGCCCTCCTCAAAGTGAAATTTGCGCTGTTGATAGGGATGATTTGCGCGGTAGCCGAGCTGTTTCCCTATTTCGGTCCAATTCTAGGAGCGATTCCGTCAGTGGGGCTTGCCTATGCGCAGTCTCCGCGCCTGGCTGCCTACGTTGCTTTTATTATTCTAGTAGTACAACAGGTAGAAGCTAGTATACTCTCGCCCCGCATCCTGGGAGGAAAAGTGGGCCTGCATCCCCTCGTTGTTGTATTTGCTCTTTTGGCTGGAGGTGAACTTTACGGTATTTGGGGTATGTTACTGGCAGTTCCTGTAGCCGCGGTTATTAAAATCCTGGGGAGTTTTTTCTTTTACAAAGTGGTGGAATAA
- a CDS encoding VanW family protein, translating into MLPEKKVWLIISTVIAGLLAGLGLYGFQAVYGSDLFPPGVYIGGASVGGMDRDGAAQALDEWLRSIEPIPVTFICGDFVYRTNLGEIGGRVETQKVVDEVSYSVGEDSPWWNRIWSQRTQQGNRTYPVPITYDRAKVTRVLESLRPQVEIQPENCQVKVNSNGTLNIVKEKEGKKLDIQATLEKLPTSLNTAGFEVPLVCKAVTPEIRAEDFQDVLELASYSTFYDSSNVDRSYNLTTAARALNGAMVPAGQEFSFNRRVGPRELKTGYREALVILGDQFAPGVGGGVCQVVSTLYNACLLAGLEIVERHNHSVAVSYVPVGLDATVNYGSKDFRFHNNTGGPVYLAARAGGGKMTVKIYGQAYFKQRIRLERVIDQTVPFTVTEVPDKGLAPGEKKVKQAGVRGYAVRSFRIFYDEAGNVVRREALGRDVYKPLSQITLVGPALPVSPQPEVTEPEEEDQKPVSPPAGEQAQPNSAEVPSEPSEAAQ; encoded by the coding sequence TTGTTACCTGAGAAGAAGGTTTGGCTGATAATCTCGACCGTGATTGCTGGGTTACTGGCAGGGTTAGGGCTTTACGGGTTTCAGGCAGTTTACGGAAGTGACCTTTTCCCGCCCGGAGTATACATAGGCGGGGCATCTGTGGGGGGGATGGATCGGGACGGTGCGGCGCAGGCCTTGGATGAATGGCTGAGGAGCATAGAACCTATTCCCGTAACTTTTATTTGTGGAGACTTTGTCTATCGTACCAACTTGGGGGAAATAGGCGGGCGGGTGGAGACCCAGAAAGTAGTTGATGAGGTGAGCTACTCAGTAGGTGAAGATTCCCCCTGGTGGAATAGGATATGGTCTCAGCGGACTCAGCAAGGCAATAGAACTTACCCGGTACCCATTACATATGACCGGGCAAAGGTCACCCGTGTGCTAGAATCCCTGCGGCCACAGGTTGAGATTCAGCCGGAGAACTGCCAAGTAAAGGTAAACAGTAACGGTACATTGAATATAGTCAAAGAAAAGGAAGGCAAGAAGCTGGATATACAGGCTACTTTGGAGAAGCTCCCAACCTCGCTCAATACTGCCGGTTTTGAGGTCCCTTTGGTTTGTAAGGCGGTGACTCCCGAGATACGGGCGGAAGATTTCCAAGACGTGCTTGAACTGGCCAGCTATAGTACCTTTTATGATTCGAGCAACGTGGACCGTTCTTACAACCTGACCACCGCGGCTCGGGCCTTGAACGGAGCTATGGTTCCGGCGGGACAGGAGTTTTCTTTCAACCGGAGGGTTGGGCCGAGAGAGCTGAAGACCGGGTATCGAGAAGCCCTGGTGATCCTCGGGGATCAGTTTGCGCCCGGGGTCGGAGGGGGCGTGTGCCAGGTGGTATCGACTCTATATAACGCTTGTTTGCTAGCCGGGTTGGAGATTGTCGAGCGTCACAATCACAGCGTGGCTGTTAGCTACGTGCCGGTTGGGCTCGATGCCACCGTTAACTATGGTAGCAAGGATTTTCGTTTTCACAACAACACCGGAGGGCCGGTTTACCTGGCGGCCCGGGCCGGGGGCGGCAAGATGACCGTGAAGATCTACGGACAGGCTTATTTCAAGCAGCGGATTAGATTGGAACGAGTGATTGATCAAACCGTTCCTTTTACGGTTACTGAGGTTCCCGACAAAGGACTGGCGCCTGGAGAAAAAAAAGTAAAGCAAGCCGGGGTGAGGGGCTATGCGGTGCGTTCGTTCCGTATTTTTTACGACGAGGCCGGGAACGTGGTACGCCGCGAAGCTTTGGGTCGGGACGTATACAAGCCCTTAAGTCAGATAACGCTGGTTGGGCCAGCGCTTCCGGTTTCTCCTCAGCCGGAGGTAACGGAACCTGAAGAGGAAGACCAAAAGCCGGTATCCCCACCGGCAGGGGAACAAGCGCAGCCAAATTCGGCCGAAGTCCCTAGTGAGCCGAGTGAAGCAGCGCAATGA
- the alaS gene encoding alanine--tRNA ligase — protein sequence MRTSSEIRKMFLDYFAENGHTVVESSSLVPANDPTLLFTNAGMNQFKDVFLGIDKRPYTRATSSQKCVRAGGKHNDLETVGRTARHHTFFEMLGNFSFGDYFKREAIFYAWDLLTRVIGLPPERLWVTIFTDDDEAFELWQEIAGISPQKIVRMGEKDNFWAMGDTGPCGPCSEIIYDRGEKYRCDAPLCALGVCDCDRWLEIWNLVFMQFNRDEAGNLTPLPRPSIDTGMGLERITSILQGVDSNFDTDLFIPIIQKIEEMTGKKYDRGPGGFPFRVIADHSRACTFLIGDGVLPSNEGRGYVLRRILRRAVRFGRLLGIEAPFLYRMVGVVVDKMKDSYPDLVDKQEFVAKVVRMEEERFFVTLNEGIRKVGEIIERCQAEGRKDISGQDAFMLYDTYGFPLDLTEDMAEENGLGVNKEDFNRLMEEQRERARRAQKGEDAFAQEKRLAEMLEGIPSTDFEGYQRLFTLTQIQAIISGDEELDLIRDGGAILVLAQTPFYAESGGQVADKGVIKGSEGTFIVDDVKKVAGWILHYGRVQGILVKNEEVQAEVDEQRRLATARNHTATHLLHRALRMVVGEHAQQKGSLVEPERLRFDFSHFAPLTEEEIQAIEDIVNRKIWDLEKVEVDLATLEEAKQKGAMALFGEKYGDEVRVISIGDFSIELCGGTHVENTGQIGLFKIINEGSIGAGLRRVEALTGPRALDYLNAQERELKTAASVLKVPAQELAQRVESLSRELKESEKEIEALKNKLARQEAAELLQQAFEVNGVKVLVAEMSGQDMAVLRQNGEMLRDKLGRAVVVLGSARDGKVNLVVFVAKELTDRLHAGEIVSAAAKVVGGGGGGRADMAQAGGKIPEKLGEALQEARAKIEASL from the coding sequence GTGCGGACCAGTAGCGAGATTCGTAAGATGTTTTTGGATTACTTTGCCGAGAACGGACATACCGTGGTCGAAAGTTCTTCGCTTGTACCCGCCAATGATCCAACTCTGCTTTTTACCAACGCCGGCATGAACCAGTTCAAAGACGTATTTTTGGGCATTGATAAACGCCCTTACACCCGGGCTACGTCGTCCCAGAAGTGTGTCAGGGCTGGAGGCAAACATAATGACCTGGAGACTGTAGGTCGAACTGCCCGTCATCATACTTTTTTCGAGATGCTCGGAAACTTTTCTTTCGGCGATTACTTCAAGCGGGAAGCCATTTTTTACGCCTGGGACTTGTTAACGAGGGTCATCGGGTTGCCACCGGAAAGATTATGGGTAACGATTTTTACCGATGATGACGAAGCCTTCGAACTGTGGCAAGAGATAGCGGGTATTTCCCCGCAAAAGATCGTGCGCATGGGCGAAAAAGACAACTTCTGGGCTATGGGCGATACCGGGCCTTGTGGTCCCTGCAGCGAGATCATATACGATCGCGGGGAGAAGTATCGCTGTGATGCCCCTCTCTGTGCTTTGGGTGTCTGCGATTGTGACCGCTGGCTGGAGATATGGAACCTGGTTTTCATGCAGTTTAACCGGGACGAAGCCGGTAACCTGACCCCGCTCCCCCGTCCCAGTATCGATACCGGAATGGGGCTAGAACGCATTACCTCCATTTTGCAAGGTGTTGATAGTAACTTCGATACCGACCTCTTTATTCCCATTATCCAAAAAATCGAGGAGATGACAGGCAAGAAATATGATCGGGGGCCCGGGGGATTTCCTTTCCGCGTGATAGCGGACCACAGCCGGGCCTGCACGTTCCTCATCGGTGACGGGGTTTTGCCCAGCAATGAAGGACGGGGCTACGTTTTGCGCCGTATTTTACGCCGGGCAGTGCGCTTTGGGAGGCTTTTGGGTATTGAGGCGCCTTTCCTGTACCGGATGGTTGGGGTTGTAGTCGACAAGATGAAAGATTCGTATCCCGACCTGGTGGACAAACAGGAGTTCGTGGCTAAGGTTGTAAGAATGGAAGAAGAGAGATTCTTTGTTACTCTTAACGAGGGGATTCGCAAGGTGGGCGAAATCATCGAACGGTGCCAGGCCGAGGGGAGAAAAGACATATCGGGGCAAGACGCCTTCATGCTTTACGATACTTACGGTTTTCCCTTAGATCTGACCGAGGATATGGCGGAAGAAAACGGCCTGGGGGTAAATAAGGAAGATTTCAACAGGTTGATGGAAGAACAACGGGAGCGGGCCCGGAGGGCACAAAAAGGAGAGGACGCGTTCGCCCAAGAGAAGCGCTTGGCCGAGATGCTGGAAGGTATACCTTCTACCGACTTTGAGGGATATCAGCGTTTGTTTACTCTGACCCAGATTCAGGCCATCATCAGCGGGGACGAAGAACTGGATCTCATCCGGGATGGAGGAGCCATACTGGTGCTAGCCCAGACTCCATTCTACGCAGAAAGCGGCGGGCAGGTAGCGGATAAAGGAGTCATAAAGGGTTCAGAAGGCACTTTTATCGTGGATGACGTAAAAAAGGTAGCCGGATGGATACTTCACTACGGGCGGGTGCAGGGTATACTGGTCAAAAACGAAGAGGTTCAGGCCGAGGTGGACGAGCAGCGCCGACTGGCCACAGCCAGAAACCACACGGCAACGCATCTTTTGCACAGGGCTCTGCGCATGGTAGTGGGCGAGCACGCCCAGCAGAAGGGGTCTTTGGTCGAACCGGAGCGCTTGCGCTTTGACTTTTCCCATTTTGCGCCGTTGACCGAGGAAGAGATTCAGGCAATCGAGGATATTGTCAACCGCAAGATCTGGGACCTGGAAAAGGTAGAAGTGGATCTCGCTACTTTAGAAGAAGCCAAGCAGAAAGGGGCTATGGCGCTTTTTGGTGAAAAATATGGAGATGAGGTTCGCGTCATCAGTATCGGGGATTTCAGCATCGAGTTGTGCGGTGGCACCCATGTCGAGAACACCGGGCAAATAGGTCTATTCAAAATTATCAATGAAGGCAGCATCGGGGCAGGACTTCGGCGGGTTGAAGCTTTGACCGGTCCCAGGGCTTTGGATTATCTCAATGCCCAGGAGAGGGAGTTAAAGACAGCAGCCTCGGTTCTAAAGGTTCCAGCACAAGAGCTGGCCCAACGGGTGGAAAGCTTGAGCCGGGAGCTGAAAGAGAGCGAAAAAGAGATCGAAGCCTTGAAAAACAAGCTGGCCCGCCAGGAAGCGGCAGAGCTATTGCAGCAGGCCTTTGAGGTTAATGGGGTCAAAGTCTTGGTAGCAGAGATGAGCGGGCAAGACATGGCTGTGCTTCGACAGAACGGGGAGATGCTGAGGGACAAACTGGGCCGGGCGGTGGTGGTACTCGGTTCGGCTCGGGACGGCAAAGTCAACCTGGTGGTCTTCGTTGCCAAGGAACTGACCGACCGCCTGCATGCCGGCGAAATCGTGTCAGCGGCGGCGAAAGTGGTCGGCGGCGGGGGCGGGGGCCGGGCGGACATGGCCCAGGCCGGAGGCAAGATTCCCGAAAAACTTGGGGAAGCCTTACAGGAAGCCCGGGCTAAAATCGAGGCGAGTCTCTGA
- a CDS encoding aldo/keto reductase, whose translation MSSESDRLQYVRLGRTGVVISRLCFGVLTVGPLQANLPLEEGAEVIAYALNRGINFLDTAEAYQTYPYIRRALELARVQPVIATKSYAYTRQGMKESLDRARDEMGIKTVDIFLLHEQENELTLAGHREALEFLFEARRKGWVRAVGISTHSVRGVVAGTKNEGIEVIHPIINLTGLGIMDGSREQMLAAVALAREKGKGLYAMKALGGGNLGQQAHRALSFVNSIPYIDAIAVGMKSKAEVDLNLTWIQGRRDQVLEEIVGAQGRNLLIESWCRGCGSCLEACRYQALELQEGRVEVKKEKCILCGYCSRYCPDFCIKIV comes from the coding sequence ATGAGTTCGGAATCTGACCGTCTACAGTACGTACGGCTGGGAAGAACTGGGGTGGTTATTTCCCGGCTCTGCTTTGGGGTACTCACCGTCGGGCCGTTACAGGCAAACCTGCCCTTGGAGGAAGGGGCGGAGGTCATAGCCTATGCGTTGAACCGAGGTATAAATTTTTTAGACACGGCTGAAGCTTATCAGACCTATCCTTACATACGGCGGGCTTTAGAACTCGCCCGGGTGCAGCCGGTGATCGCTACCAAGTCTTATGCTTACACTCGCCAGGGGATGAAGGAAAGCCTGGACCGGGCTCGAGATGAAATGGGCATTAAAACTGTAGACATTTTCTTACTCCATGAACAGGAGAACGAGCTGACCTTAGCCGGGCACAGGGAGGCGTTGGAGTTTCTTTTCGAGGCTCGAAGAAAAGGGTGGGTGCGAGCGGTAGGGATTTCTACACATTCGGTGCGCGGTGTTGTTGCAGGGACTAAAAACGAGGGGATCGAAGTCATACATCCTATTATTAACCTGACTGGGCTCGGCATTATGGACGGGTCACGGGAGCAAATGCTGGCAGCTGTGGCGTTGGCCCGTGAGAAAGGTAAGGGATTGTATGCGATGAAGGCTTTGGGGGGCGGGAACCTGGGCCAACAGGCACACCGAGCCTTGAGTTTTGTGAATTCCATCCCGTACATAGATGCGATTGCCGTCGGGATGAAGTCAAAAGCAGAAGTAGACCTTAACTTGACTTGGATACAGGGACGGCGCGACCAGGTGTTAGAAGAAATTGTAGGGGCGCAGGGCCGGAATCTCCTTATCGAATCGTGGTGCCGGGGCTGTGGATCCTGCTTGGAGGCGTGTCGCTACCAGGCTTTGGAGTTACAGGAGGGGCGGGTGGAGGTTAAAAAAGAGAAATGTATCCTTTGCGGGTACTGCAGTCGGTACTGCCCGGATTTTTGCATCAAGATTGTATGA